The following are encoded together in the Rhodothermaceae bacterium genome:
- a CDS encoding 6-bladed beta-propeller encodes MLNSKITAVAVLASLLFTFGCISSEPGMTDKASFKVDTLASGEIVVQNTGVPLWGPDEGWEVVEEMRYGSGIGEDTILFGQILSLDIDGRGRLYVLDSYAQQIHIFDPSGAFVRTVGSKGSGPGEFESATAVDISETGEIWVMEMSKGQLTILDADGNYLRTERVNTTGWEHIPYPGGFDPIGRYNAMSLHFDDEEEDTKTMLARFDQSFTPIDTIAIPESPMEIDRFEHSDSEGGRYSMPIPFQGAFEWVFSVNGNLWTLYTGTYELVELTAEGMPLRRVTKEFEPLLVTHADREAVQRRFDWFRQQGGTIDETRIPRNKPVVENFFSDDEGNLWVMHSEPGDSGSRFDVFNAEGQFLGEISLSFHLEIHSGVIVKDSLLFGVAEDEEGGEIVVRSRIQK; translated from the coding sequence ATGCTTAACTCAAAGATTACTGCAGTGGCCGTCCTAGCTAGCTTGTTATTCACTTTCGGGTGTATCTCCTCAGAGCCGGGCATGACAGACAAAGCATCTTTCAAAGTAGACACACTTGCCTCGGGAGAAATCGTAGTTCAAAACACTGGCGTTCCACTTTGGGGGCCGGACGAGGGATGGGAGGTTGTGGAAGAAATGAGGTATGGAAGTGGTATCGGCGAAGACACCATATTATTCGGTCAGATTCTATCCTTGGATATTGATGGACGGGGACGCTTGTATGTCCTTGACTCATACGCGCAGCAAATCCACATTTTCGACCCGAGTGGGGCCTTTGTGCGTACAGTTGGATCTAAGGGATCTGGACCAGGAGAGTTTGAAAGTGCTACCGCAGTTGATATCAGCGAGACAGGTGAGATCTGGGTGATGGAAATGAGCAAGGGCCAACTTACTATCCTGGACGCAGATGGAAATTACTTGCGTACAGAGCGGGTCAACACCACGGGATGGGAGCATATACCTTATCCAGGTGGGTTTGACCCGATAGGACGGTATAACGCCATGTCCTTACACTTTGACGACGAAGAAGAGGATACCAAGACCATGTTGGCCCGGTTCGATCAATCCTTCACTCCCATAGATACGATTGCAATTCCAGAAAGTCCCATGGAGATTGATCGCTTTGAGCATAGTGACTCGGAAGGTGGCAGGTATAGCATGCCCATACCGTTTCAAGGGGCCTTCGAGTGGGTGTTTTCTGTGAATGGCAACTTATGGACACTCTATACGGGCACCTACGAATTAGTTGAACTCACAGCCGAGGGGATGCCTTTGAGACGGGTTACCAAAGAATTTGAACCGCTCCTGGTGACCCATGCAGACCGGGAGGCGGTCCAACGTCGGTTTGATTGGTTTCGGCAGCAGGGAGGGACGATTGACGAAACGAGAATTCCAAGGAATAAGCCAGTGGTTGAAAATTTTTTCAGTGACGATGAAGGAAATCTGTGGGTGATGCACAGCGAGCCGGGGGATTCAGGTTCACGATTTGATGTCTTCAACGCGGAAGGACAATTTTTGGGAGAGATTAGCCTCTCCTTCCATTTGGAGATCCATTCCGGGGTCATTGTCAAAGATAGCTTACTGTTTGGGGTCGCTGAAGATGAGGAGGGAGGAGAAATAGTTGTGAGATCACGGATTCAGAAGTAG
- a CDS encoding glycosyltransferase family 4 protein, producing the protein MHTHNNNGQDTAPNSVDVVFTLTGDPKTNSRALRQLHLLSKLNLSILVLGLGNSSRKGDLNIQNASLRYLPKPAGKGPRFFWRVHRLFESVLRNVRSTVYHASDLYTLPAMHRAASRHQAHLVFDSRELYTHLPASIRRPWVGATWKAIQHLYIRRADCVYTVSESIAQHLQKHFRLNTVHLMRNVPRPQSLVPKNSLREHLDLPSDAKIVLHQGSLQQHRGGAAMVEAMQYTDNAVLVFMGGGPLKPEIQRRVNDSKLGSKIRFMDAVPPDQLLSFTASADIGLTFLEDCCLNHRYALPNKLFEYLAAGIPVIASSLPEIAQIIERFDVGCVVPSGDAKALGNALNHAIKNPGLRQKWSRNTPRVQEFFNFATESEHFLAPYRQLVNK; encoded by the coding sequence ATGCATACGCATAATAATAATGGTCAAGACACAGCCCCCAATTCCGTGGATGTGGTCTTTACCCTGACGGGAGACCCTAAAACGAATTCTCGTGCACTGCGTCAATTACATTTACTCTCTAAGCTGAATCTCAGTATTCTTGTACTTGGACTTGGGAATTCGTCACGAAAAGGGGATCTCAACATTCAAAACGCATCACTTCGGTACCTCCCAAAACCGGCTGGAAAGGGGCCTCGATTTTTCTGGCGTGTCCATCGACTATTTGAGTCAGTTTTGCGCAATGTAAGATCAACCGTCTACCATGCAAGTGATCTGTACACATTGCCCGCGATGCATCGTGCTGCCAGCCGTCACCAAGCTCATCTGGTCTTTGATTCGCGTGAATTATATACTCACCTTCCCGCGTCGATTCGGCGGCCCTGGGTGGGAGCAACCTGGAAGGCCATCCAGCACCTATACATTCGGCGGGCAGATTGCGTGTACACCGTAAGCGAAAGTATCGCCCAGCATCTCCAGAAGCATTTTCGACTCAATACTGTCCATCTAATGCGCAACGTTCCGAGGCCGCAATCCTTGGTCCCCAAAAACTCTCTGAGAGAGCACTTGGATCTACCCTCAGATGCCAAAATTGTTCTTCATCAGGGAAGCCTGCAACAGCACCGAGGGGGAGCTGCGATGGTCGAAGCAATGCAGTATACAGATAATGCCGTTCTCGTATTTATGGGTGGTGGCCCGCTAAAACCAGAGATCCAGCGACGGGTGAACGATTCGAAGCTTGGTTCGAAGATTCGGTTTATGGATGCAGTTCCACCCGATCAATTACTTTCTTTTACTGCCTCAGCAGACATTGGCCTGACATTTCTTGAGGACTGCTGTCTTAATCACCGATATGCTCTCCCCAATAAACTTTTCGAATATCTGGCAGCTGGTATCCCTGTTATCGCCAGCAGTCTTCCCGAAATTGCGCAGATCATAGAAAGATTCGATGTGGGCTGTGTCGTCCCGTCTGGAGACGCAAAAGCCTTGGGAAACGCGTTAAATCACGCAATCAAAAATCCCGGACTGCGCCAAAAATGGTCTCGAAATACACCTCGTGTTCAGGAATTTTTTAACTTTGCTACCGAATCGGAACACTTTCTTGCGCCTTACCGACAACTCGTGAACAAATGA
- a CDS encoding thioredoxin fold domain-containing protein encodes MSLYRILLAVILIAGCTSNDATEPIVSQTEQVLSAPMSWPTFDEAVATASNTGKLMLIDIYAPWCGWCRKMQEEVYTDAALVAYVQDNFAYGRLNIDDPETLHSFQGYTLSSQELGYSLGAEGTPTTVFLQSDGTYIAKCVGYWAKDDFRKALHYVGTGAWENLSFQEFSQL; translated from the coding sequence ATGAGCCTATACCGAATCCTCCTTGCGGTAATACTGATCGCAGGATGCACATCAAATGATGCAACAGAGCCCATTGTAAGCCAGACAGAGCAAGTGCTATCTGCTCCGATGAGTTGGCCTACATTTGATGAAGCGGTCGCAACGGCCTCCAATACAGGCAAACTCATGCTCATCGATATCTATGCTCCCTGGTGTGGTTGGTGTCGAAAAATGCAGGAGGAAGTCTATACGGATGCCGCATTGGTTGCGTATGTTCAGGATAATTTTGCCTATGGTCGGCTGAATATCGACGATCCCGAAACGCTTCACAGCTTCCAGGGCTACACCCTTTCATCTCAGGAATTGGGTTACAGCTTGGGTGCGGAGGGAACCCCAACGACGGTATTCCTGCAGAGCGATGGCACTTACATTGCAAAGTGCGTAGGCTATTGGGCAAAGGACGATTTTCGCAAGGCCCTGCACTACGTGGGAACTGGAGCTTGGGAGAATCTGTCCTTCCAAGAGTTCTCCCAGCTTTAA
- a CDS encoding type IV toxin-antitoxin system AbiEi family antitoxin domain-containing protein, whose translation MRGLPSRIMEHASSLQEGTPLCPRALLHLGNRAAVDQALSRLARSGELMRIFQGIYLRPIKTRFGIRAPRLETVLTALSDLWGEIIVPSGGAMANFLGLTPQNPIRPVYLTSGPNRELHFGKLIIELRHASRSQLTAPHTKAGDIIRALLWLGPEKVEDHLETLWLTLSRKDLDELATARSTMPNWMAESVSIRLTNA comes from the coding sequence ATGCGTGGCCTTCCTAGTCGAATAATGGAGCACGCCTCCTCTCTTCAAGAGGGTACTCCTCTGTGTCCGAGAGCTCTGTTGCACTTGGGCAATCGTGCAGCGGTCGATCAGGCTTTGTCACGCCTCGCCCGCTCAGGTGAACTTATGCGTATTTTTCAAGGCATCTATCTACGCCCAATTAAGACCCGATTCGGTATAAGGGCTCCTCGCTTAGAGACGGTCCTCACTGCACTGTCGGATTTATGGGGTGAAATAATTGTCCCCTCTGGCGGTGCCATGGCGAATTTTCTTGGCTTAACACCTCAGAATCCAATTCGACCGGTGTATCTTACGTCCGGTCCCAATCGAGAACTGCACTTTGGGAAACTCATCATAGAGTTGCGTCACGCTTCTCGTAGCCAATTAACAGCACCGCATACCAAGGCTGGCGATATCATCCGAGCTTTGCTGTGGCTTGGTCCAGAAAAAGTTGAAGATCATCTTGAAACACTCTGGTTGACACTTTCCAGGAAGGATCTGGACGAGCTTGCAACTGCCCGATCAACGATGCCTAACTGGATGGCGGAATCAGTGAGCATACGTCTAACAAATGCTTGA
- a CDS encoding nucleotidyl transferase AbiEii/AbiGii toxin family protein, whose amino-acid sequence MLEAKYQTLSIDDQRDALSVAEFSSDQRAHLLEKDVWVVATLSALFNSPFSPQLTFKGGTSLSKVWGAIHRFSEDIDITYDIRALEPALVANAGEDVLPTTRSQVKRWSRAIRKDLEKWIKDEALPVVEAELSRAGFRARVHAESEKLYVGYESLFRGSGFLRPEVMVEFGARSTGEPHVIRTVECDAAAHLPGIIFPQTHVKVMRAERTFWEKATAIHVFCRQERRRGDRLSRHWYDLVRLDEAGIAERALSDYQLALSVARHKTMFFSAKDVSGKFIDYQDAVSGDLQLVPSGNAYEMLANDYAKMATDGMLLGKSEPFSVLMERCRLLEEKANSLRSGSE is encoded by the coding sequence ATGCTTGAAGCGAAATACCAGACTTTATCCATTGACGATCAGCGCGATGCATTATCAGTGGCGGAATTTAGCAGTGATCAAAGGGCACATCTTCTGGAGAAGGACGTGTGGGTTGTCGCGACACTATCCGCGCTGTTTAACTCCCCGTTTAGCCCGCAGTTAACCTTTAAGGGTGGGACTTCGCTGTCAAAAGTGTGGGGGGCTATACATCGCTTTTCAGAAGATATTGATATCACCTATGACATCCGTGCTTTGGAGCCAGCTTTAGTTGCGAATGCCGGAGAAGATGTTCTTCCAACAACACGCAGTCAGGTAAAGCGCTGGTCACGGGCAATTCGCAAGGATCTCGAAAAATGGATCAAAGACGAAGCCCTCCCGGTTGTTGAAGCGGAGCTTTCGCGTGCAGGATTCAGGGCGCGGGTACACGCCGAATCTGAAAAACTCTATGTCGGATACGAATCACTGTTTCGTGGATCGGGGTTCCTACGTCCTGAGGTCATGGTTGAATTTGGGGCACGGTCCACTGGCGAACCTCATGTGATCCGTACAGTGGAGTGCGATGCAGCGGCGCACTTACCAGGGATTATCTTTCCTCAAACGCATGTGAAAGTTATGCGGGCAGAGCGAACCTTTTGGGAGAAAGCCACCGCAATTCATGTATTTTGTCGCCAGGAACGAAGGCGCGGTGATCGCCTGTCAAGACACTGGTATGATCTTGTACGTCTCGACGAAGCAGGAATTGCTGAGAGAGCACTTTCTGATTATCAGCTAGCACTCTCTGTCGCTCGGCACAAGACAATGTTTTTTTCTGCGAAAGATGTTTCTGGGAAATTCATTGACTATCAGGATGCAGTTTCGGGTGACTTGCAACTTGTTCCGTCTGGTAATGCATATGAAATGCTTGCAAATGACTACGCAAAAATGGCTACCGATGGCATGCTGCTTGGTAAGAGCGAACCATTTAGTGTATTAATGGAGCGTTGCAGACTACTTGAGGAGAAAGCCAATTCCTTGCGTTCAGGAAGCGAGTAG
- the prmC gene encoding peptide chain release factor N(5)-glutamine methyltransferase, translating to MIIKELFREVEVLFEQAGLSDPRRTGVWIFCDILQCKPAYLISHEDDRLKRDQVAEISAMAARCAAHEPVQYVTGYTEFRGLHLQVSSEVLIPRPETEQLVEVALEAVGRKLPSRVLDIGTGSGCIALAMKQAIPNASVAACDISRSALHIARANATQNGLEIQCTAADLLTADFVRSVGSGYDLVIANPPYIPDHERSGLPRMVRDYEPEAALFCGEDPLKFYRAISRHIADGLLGRRGILALETHADYAESIGTLLEQHRGLRVQVKQDFAGLPRFVLAKFPRKLSSAQE from the coding sequence ATGATAATCAAAGAATTATTTCGGGAAGTGGAAGTGTTATTTGAGCAGGCTGGCCTGTCCGATCCACGCCGCACAGGAGTATGGATTTTTTGTGATATATTGCAGTGCAAACCGGCCTATTTAATTTCTCACGAAGACGACCGATTGAAACGGGATCAGGTGGCTGAAATTTCAGCAATGGCAGCGCGCTGTGCTGCGCATGAGCCGGTGCAGTATGTCACTGGATATACTGAATTCAGAGGACTCCATCTTCAGGTTTCATCCGAGGTTCTGATCCCGAGACCCGAAACAGAGCAACTGGTTGAAGTTGCTCTTGAAGCTGTCGGTAGAAAGTTGCCCTCTCGGGTTCTGGACATTGGCACGGGCAGTGGGTGTATTGCATTGGCAATGAAGCAGGCGATCCCAAATGCGAGTGTGGCTGCATGTGACATCAGTAGATCTGCGCTGCACATTGCCAGGGCGAATGCGACTCAGAATGGACTCGAGATTCAGTGCACCGCTGCAGATCTGTTGACAGCAGACTTTGTACGTTCAGTGGGTAGCGGATATGATTTGGTCATTGCGAACCCTCCGTATATTCCAGATCATGAGCGTTCAGGACTTCCTCGGATGGTTCGAGATTATGAGCCGGAGGCGGCATTATTTTGTGGAGAGGATCCGCTCAAATTCTATCGGGCAATCAGCAGACACATTGCGGATGGTTTATTGGGTCGCAGAGGTATCCTTGCATTGGAAACCCATGCTGATTATGCGGAGTCCATAGGTACTCTACTTGAGCAGCACAGAGGCTTACGGGTTCAAGTGAAGCAGGATTTCGCGGGGCTGCCTCGATTTGTGCTTGCAAAATTTCCACGAAAACTCTCATCTGCTCAAGAGTAG
- a CDS encoding carbon-nitrogen hydrolase family protein: MKLALIQCSATDDQSANVTQGLESLEEAAKAGADLVVYPELAFTPFYPQHRKQCYAECEGNDLPPLSLAEEIPGPTTELFCEAAKRLGVVVVLNLYARKGDAAFDASPVIDADGTLLGVTKMMHITQYEGFYEQDYYTAAGTQAPVYDTAAGRIGAAICYDRHYSEYLRALALQKADLVVVPQAGALNEWPEGLFEAELRVGAFQNGYYMALANRTGDEDVLTFGGGSFIVDPEGTVVARAPESEPFILYADLDLQRCTESHARKLFLRDRRPEVYSGGAVRI, from the coding sequence ATGAAACTCGCTCTCATTCAATGCTCTGCTACCGATGATCAAAGCGCTAATGTGACCCAAGGGTTGGAGTCATTAGAAGAAGCTGCGAAGGCAGGGGCGGATTTGGTTGTCTATCCAGAGCTTGCATTTACACCGTTTTATCCCCAACATCGGAAGCAGTGCTATGCGGAATGTGAAGGAAATGATCTGCCTCCACTCTCACTGGCTGAAGAGATCCCAGGCCCCACAACAGAGCTGTTTTGTGAAGCGGCTAAAAGGTTGGGGGTCGTGGTCGTCCTGAATCTATATGCACGTAAAGGCGATGCCGCATTTGATGCATCGCCAGTGATTGATGCAGACGGCACACTTTTGGGGGTCACAAAAATGATGCATATCACCCAGTACGAGGGATTCTATGAGCAGGATTACTATACCGCTGCCGGCACACAGGCCCCGGTCTACGATACGGCTGCGGGTCGTATCGGTGCAGCCATTTGCTATGATCGGCATTACAGTGAATACCTGAGGGCATTAGCTCTGCAGAAGGCAGATCTAGTGGTTGTGCCTCAGGCCGGGGCGCTCAATGAGTGGCCCGAAGGACTGTTTGAGGCCGAATTGAGAGTCGGAGCGTTCCAGAATGGATACTATATGGCACTGGCAAATCGAACGGGAGACGAAGATGTGCTGACCTTCGGCGGGGGCTCATTTATTGTGGATCCAGAGGGTACAGTTGTTGCCCGAGCGCCAGAAAGTGAGCCCTTCATTCTGTATGCCGACCTGGATCTGCAACGCTGCACAGAATCCCATGCACGTAAGCTATTCCTGAGAGACCGACGCCCGGAAGTCTATTCGGGCGGCGCGGTTCGCATTTAA
- a CDS encoding 1-acyl-sn-glycerol-3-phosphate acyltransferase — translation MRVWLRMACALIATIIASIHTSIGVRLRPDVKRLAYRMMRQGVAARLFCRIHNIHVKASNDAKLSPGTLRVSNHLTVIDPIILASQLDVCFAGKAEIARWPIIGWICKCYAMLLVDRRRRGKAKSFASQIRDRLRQRGSVLVFPEGTTGDGVTLLPFKTGAFESVRDWGQGRLQPIFMDVTAVNGAAVQGAEGRTALTKVSPRYPDNFIGRIRHLAGFRRLDIELRIGPLLTTSGMDRRALSQVARDAILALDRNNPHGTE, via the coding sequence ATGCGCGTTTGGTTACGTATGGCATGTGCGTTGATCGCGACGATTATTGCTAGTATTCATACAAGTATTGGGGTACGCCTACGCCCAGATGTGAAGCGCCTGGCGTACAGAATGATGCGTCAGGGCGTAGCCGCGCGTCTATTCTGCCGTATTCACAATATACATGTGAAAGCGTCCAATGACGCAAAATTGTCTCCGGGCACCTTGAGAGTATCCAATCACCTGACTGTGATTGATCCGATCATTCTTGCGTCACAGCTCGATGTTTGTTTTGCAGGAAAAGCAGAAATTGCGCGTTGGCCAATCATCGGATGGATCTGCAAATGCTATGCTATGCTCCTGGTTGACCGCCGTCGAAGAGGTAAGGCAAAATCCTTTGCTTCCCAGATTAGAGACAGGCTCCGTCAACGGGGCTCCGTCCTAGTATTCCCGGAGGGCACAACCGGGGATGGAGTTACACTTCTACCATTCAAAACAGGAGCTTTTGAAAGTGTCAGAGACTGGGGTCAAGGGCGGTTGCAACCGATATTTATGGATGTGACTGCTGTGAATGGGGCTGCGGTTCAGGGTGCGGAAGGTCGTACGGCACTCACCAAGGTTTCCCCCAGATATCCAGATAACTTTATTGGACGTATTCGCCATCTAGCAGGTTTTCGTCGGCTGGATATAGAGCTGCGGATCGGGCCATTGCTTACTACATCCGGCATGGATCGTAGAGCGCTTTCGCAGGTGGCCCGTGATGCAATTCTGGCACTCGACAGAAACAATCCACACGGCACAGAGTAG